Part of the Lotus japonicus ecotype B-129 chromosome 6, LjGifu_v1.2 genome, ACATATGGATCACCCGCAGACGTTCATTTCTACAATTTCGACGCTCCAAATATCTAGCCCTGACCGTAAATTTTAAGATGatatcagagtctatcctacATCCAGTTACTGGAGACATGATCAGCCTTGGGTGTGAGGGGTGTGTCGAGAAGTCTCAAATTAACTCTAAATGTGGCCAAAATAGTCCTTGCTATAACATTTAACAAGTAATTCAGTATGATTCAGCAGTTCAATAATTTTATCAGACTGATGTTTCTGATCACTTACGCAAGTCTTCTATTTTCCATTAGAGGCTGGAAACAAAGTATCAAGATGCAACACAGTATTCAGTTGGGGCTTCTTTCTCAAAAGCCACTCAGATGACTCCCCTGTCGGTAATGTCTAGATCAAGAATGTTAGTCAAGGAAAAAAGGTTCGGTCATTGTTTCTCAGTTGCAGATAGTGATCAGCTTGCTGCAGCCACCGGTAGTAAGGATTCTGGTGATGATGCTGAAAATTCACCTTCTGTGAATCCTGCAGACGAAACTTTCCAATTGGAAGCTGAAACTAATGTCGAGTCAGGATCTCCGACATCAGATGATTCCAATGGATCAATTGACCAAAAGGAAGGGTCAGAAACATCTTCTGCAACCAAAAGAACAGCAAGAGATAGGTTAAGGGCGGCTCGAGTCCTCAGCCGGTACAAGGACTCATCAAAAGAAACTAAACCAGAGATGGGAAAGAGTGTGCTGGATGCTTTTAAAGAAAGTGAGAAAGGGAAGAAAAGATCAAGACTTCCAGAAGCACCTAGTAATTTGTTGGATGACAGCAAGCGAGGGATGCCGAAGCAGGGCTTGACTTTCGATCTTCCTGGCGGTTCTGATCTGTTTTTCATTGtcttttcatttgtttttatCAGCACAGTGATGTTTGCAACAACTTACCTTGTGTGGAAAGTTGGTGCAATCCATTTTAATGAGTACTGAGATGAGTTATCTTGTTATAGCTGAGAATTCATTCATAAATATAGATAGCTGAGTTATATATTTGGACAAGCTTCAACTTCTTTAAAGTTCATGAACTGATGTTAAAATcagtttttattattattatttttttttttattttttccaatTTTATTTACTCAGGCTCTTTTTTCTTTATGTTTTAATTAGCTATTATTACCATTAGTTCATTAGGGGGGAGAGGTTTGATTCAGAGGAGATGTACAAGTGAATATACAATGCTAAACAATACAACTAGGGTTTCTCTCGAGGCTTTgatgatttttatattattttcaattGATTCGGCTCTTCTCTTATAAAAAGATAAGAGAATTGTAGTTCATTACTGTTCAGTTTTCCCCCAAAAAATATTCTTCAAATATTTAATTTGTGCAATATGATGATATACAAATTAAGTAGTTATTTTGTAATCACAAGGGTTGCGTGGTAATGCTTTCCTCGTCTCTTAACCATGAGGCTGCTTCAAACCTTGTAATGAGAATAGAGAACATTTCATCAAGTCTTTTATGCTTAGTATGAACACTTGCAATAAGGGAATATGTCATTGGTTTCTGGTAGTTTAAAACCGCCAACAAATTGAAAAAGTGTATTTTAGGAAATTAGTCGCACTTCAAATTGCAAGAACATAAAAGTAAATTCCAGAAATTAGTTTTCGAAGTGTATTTTTGTTATCTGGGAATTAGTGGCGTTTTTTTAAATTGCAAGAATCTATTTCCAGTTTTCCACTCAGAAGATTTAGAAGACAAATTTTTTGGAGTGTCCTTTGGTTTGGCATTGTGGGGTACTtattgttagaagtcccacattggctagagataaggccaatcaagtgtttataagggttgtgcaaacctcaactcttaagctagcttttgtggttgagtataggcctcccaatttctaatatggtatcagagcctatcctagatccatttgttgtggagaccacccatatttgggccacccgttgttgatcccacgttccagtctgttcaatcctggacgtgagggggtgtgttagaagtcccacattggctagagataaggccaatcaagtgtttataagggttgtgcaaacctcaactcttaagctagcttttgtggttgagtataggcctcccaatttctaatacttATTACTcatattccttatttttttttgttatgtatAGTAGTTATATAAAAGATATTCATCTTACCAAAAGAATActaaattaatttttgaaaaaacGATAGCATGAAACATCAACCTAGAATATGGCGCATGATTAGATAAtttttctgtcaaaaaaaaaaaataaaaaaaaaatgattagaTAATTTATAATTAGCAAAAAAATATCTTATACCAAACTGAGAAAtatttaattcttttttatattttgaaactATAAGGTTTCTGAAATCTTCTAAGATTTGTGTATCTCAATATAAATCTTTGAATTtaataagaaaatattaaatGGACGTGATTCAagtgatatatattttttggtaaaatatttacatattttgttttaaattaagGATTATATGTCcccgtatgatagctcaagtggtaggagatgagagacatatgggttgggtagggggaggttcAGGGATCGATTCTTGGCcggtgcaatttatttttccgatgtaccaaaaaaaaattaaagattaTATATACTAATTTAATCCTTAATGTaaccacaaaaaaaattaaggattaAATATACTGGAATTACGTTAAAAAAAAGGCAGAGACTATTTGCGCCTCCCTGTTTTGCTAAGTCCGCCAtctccttttttaaaaattccaacaatgcccttagtaaaaaaaacataaaaagctaatatttaatttttacttcccacacaccatctccttcttcctcctcaccctCCTCCTCACTCTCCTCTTAATCCTCCACTCCTCCACTCCTCCACCCCCAAGCTCTTTTGGGTGATCTCAAGTCAAGAATAGAAGCTTACCCATGTAAGTTTTTACCTTTTTCCGAGctttttttcagctttttttaGCTTCCATCGCGATTTCGCGACTTTCTGACGTAACTGGATAGTCCCGCTCTTAAAACTGTGGTAATGAAACAAATTACACGCTCCCGTTAACATACGTGCGGACGTGTTAAATTTATACCTTCCGCTAACTTGTTAGCGGAAGTCAAAAAAACTTAGCCATTTCAATCGTCTTAAGTTCTGGTACTGCTACTAtctaaataaaattgattttcccA contains:
- the LOC130725885 gene encoding uncharacterized protein LOC130725885; the protein is MTTLCGYPWFGFEKHKNMAISLNPIMSFSSKRLETKYQDATQYSVGASFSKATQMTPLSVMSRSRMLVKEKRFGHCFSVADSDQLAAATGSKDSGDDAENSPSVNPADETFQLEAETNVESGSPTSDDSNGSIDQKEGSETSSATKRTARDRLRAARVLSRYKDSSKETKPEMGKSVLDAFKESEKGKKRSRLPEAPSNLLDDSKRGMPKQGLTFDLPGGSDLFFIVFSFVFISTVMFATTYLVWKVGAIHFNEY